In Natronomonas halophila, one DNA window encodes the following:
- a CDS encoding archaellin/type IV pilin N-terminal domain-containing protein encodes MGFRGANRGQSEVIGAILIFAIIVTLIGINQAFVVPDANADVEFQHNNDVQRDMVDLRSGTTEAAASNEPRSRSIALGTDYPTRFVAVNPPAPTGSFRTTSGGNISASGLDLSDICGTGSDDPSTKFLRYEPNYNEYQDANPITVENTVTYRETGGNPLFNTGQFFAQDSQINIIRYTGDFEETSARTASVDLIPSATGVDEVNTSDENLTVTLPSNLESDDWDRIVDTSGVNISDNGSDAVDFTFHNDRIYTVRCTTVGINEDPDVSPADLTDDGGDTAQGINPNTEGEIVLVSTENVSGSGQEEVSIDLEDKTNSGGTVNITGARLNFYSSTSTGHSPSDAGFLTLGGQTYTPGGEFKPLGTEIEIDGTETVELKFDETVEGDDFYVLSLEFSNGDVNTYFISHRNSNSGNGSN; translated from the coding sequence ATGGGATTTCGGGGGGCCAACCGGGGGCAATCAGAGGTAATCGGGGCGATACTGATTTTCGCCATCATCGTGACGCTAATCGGCATCAATCAGGCGTTCGTCGTTCCGGACGCCAACGCCGACGTCGAGTTCCAGCACAATAACGACGTCCAGCGCGATATGGTCGATTTGCGGAGCGGGACGACCGAAGCCGCGGCGTCGAACGAACCGCGGTCCCGGAGTATCGCGCTCGGGACCGACTACCCGACGCGGTTCGTGGCGGTGAATCCGCCGGCGCCAACCGGGAGCTTTCGGACGACATCCGGTGGCAACATCTCGGCGAGCGGGCTTGACCTCTCGGATATCTGTGGAACGGGCAGTGACGACCCCAGTACGAAGTTCCTCAGATACGAACCGAACTACAACGAATACCAGGACGCCAATCCGATTACCGTCGAGAACACGGTTACCTACCGGGAGACGGGCGGCAATCCCCTTTTCAACACCGGACAGTTCTTCGCTCAGGACTCACAGATTAACATCATCCGATACACCGGTGATTTCGAGGAGACGTCGGCGCGCACGGCCAGCGTCGACCTCATCCCCTCGGCGACCGGCGTCGACGAGGTCAACACGTCCGACGAGAACCTCACGGTGACCCTCCCGAGCAATCTGGAGAGCGACGATTGGGACCGTATCGTCGACACCTCCGGGGTGAATATAAGCGATAACGGCTCCGATGCGGTCGATTTCACGTTCCACAACGACCGGATTTACACTGTCAGATGTACCACGGTCGGCATTAACGAGGACCCGGACGTGAGTCCGGCCGACCTGACAGACGATGGGGGAGACACCGCACAGGGGATTAATCCGAACACGGAGGGTGAGATTGTTTTAGTATCGACTGAGAACGTCTCTGGAAGTGGTCAAGAGGAGGTCTCTATCGACCTTGAGGACAAGACGAACTCAGGCGGAACGGTCAATATCACCGGTGCCCGTTTGAATTTCTACTCTTCAACGAGTACGGGTCACTCCCCTAGTGACGCTGGATTCCTCACTCTCGGTGGTCAGACCTATACGCCCGGTGGTGAGTTCAAACCACTCGGTACAGAAATCGAAATCGATGGAACCGAGACAGTTGAACTGAAGTTCGACGAGACGGTCGAAGGTGACGACTTCTATGTTCTGTCTCTCGAATTCTCGAATGGTGATGTTAATACATACTTCATTTCACATCGGAACTCCAATTCCGGGAATGGAAGTAACTAA
- a CDS encoding DUF7114 family protein gives MDEASNVRATALELTSDIERTPLGERIDSLLQDASMTPGALTVLTARTLGGDEFVEAAATRGVGVQLSYEGLRLARALVHDNAIWAAEDRTDGYIELLVSEVLVSRGFYHLARTEASDTAIQTVRRFARNQTRRQVPNFDPADLEGTLEGDILRLAVEAGATLVYPDPPAEAIAYADRLAEELDTTPLPDAEVALAGAREELRGITVSEATADRSATADQSR, from the coding sequence ATGGACGAGGCCAGCAACGTCCGGGCGACCGCCCTCGAGCTCACCAGCGACATCGAGCGAACCCCGCTGGGCGAGCGCATCGACTCGCTCCTGCAGGACGCCTCGATGACGCCCGGTGCGTTGACCGTACTTACCGCCCGCACGCTGGGCGGCGACGAGTTCGTCGAAGCCGCCGCGACTCGCGGCGTCGGCGTCCAACTCAGCTACGAGGGCCTCCGCCTCGCCCGCGCGCTCGTCCACGACAACGCCATCTGGGCGGCCGAGGACCGAACCGACGGCTACATCGAACTGCTCGTCTCCGAAGTCCTCGTCTCCCGCGGATTCTACCACCTCGCCCGGACCGAGGCCTCTGATACCGCGATTCAAACGGTCCGGCGCTTCGCCCGCAATCAGACCCGACGGCAGGTCCCGAACTTCGACCCCGCGGACCTCGAAGGCACGCTCGAAGGCGACATCCTTCGACTCGCCGTCGAAGCCGGCGCCACGCTCGTCTATCCCGACCCGCCCGCCGAAGCCATCGCCTACGCCGACCGCCTCGCCGAGGAACTCGACACCACCCCGCTGCCGGACGCCGAAGTGGCGCTTGCGGGCGCCCGCGAGGAACTCCGCGGCATCACCGTCAGCGAAGCGACCGCCGACCGCTCGGCGACGGCCGACCAGTCCCGATAA
- a CDS encoding SRPBCC family protein, whose product MVADVERTFEVEAPIEKVWELIADPTKRAEAISVVESYSDEGEEFVWNLELPIPVINGTVEVRTQDVRRNPPEYVKFVGRSKVMEVTGEHILESTDTGCRVTNRFVVNGKVPGVEKFFQRRIDAEIDNLFTMLKDELEVEPTDG is encoded by the coding sequence ATGGTGGCCGATGTCGAGCGTACCTTCGAGGTGGAGGCACCCATCGAGAAGGTGTGGGAGCTCATCGCCGACCCCACGAAGCGCGCCGAGGCGATAAGCGTCGTCGAGAGCTACAGCGACGAGGGCGAGGAGTTCGTCTGGAACCTCGAACTCCCGATCCCCGTCATCAACGGCACCGTCGAAGTCCGAACACAGGACGTCCGTCGAAATCCCCCCGAGTACGTCAAGTTCGTCGGCCGCTCGAAGGTCATGGAGGTGACCGGCGAGCACATCCTCGAATCGACCGATACCGGCTGTCGCGTCACGAACCGCTTTGTCGTCAACGGGAAGGTCCCCGGCGTCGAGAAGTTCTTCCAGCGCCGCATCGACGCCGAAATCGACAACCTGTTTACGATGCTCAAAGACGAACTCGAAGTCGAACCCACCGACGGATAA